A single window of Acinetobacter wuhouensis DNA harbors:
- a CDS encoding restriction endonuclease subunit R produces MSDLIVPNSLANVLRLHRPFIIVDEAHNSRTELAFDMLARFKPSGIMELTATPDTVRTPTNVLHSVSAAELKAEQMIKLPIVLETESNWQQCLAYAIHKRESLEHIALEEQRQGFEYLRPIVLIQAEAKSKVRETLDIYAVLNELENNQNIPREQIALATGDEKELEKITAKYPKGILDKACKIKYVITQKALAEGWDCPFAYILVSMASVQSSTAVEQLLGRILRQPNASHRQSEQLNQSYAYVVSKSFSDTAEALRDSLVEGAGFDTKEAAEFVKAGTGEQARLDFGNSKIIVKPITIPLTEKPDLKSVTPTVKKKVEWNNKTNELTIITPLTKEETVELTKTVSQLESVQQIEKGAEVSRQSIEYFQTPAELGKEFKVPLLALSVQGELQLFDDPEALEYPWNLTTVDAKVLHDDISILNSAYASNDFGTLDIDETKGKVKVTFLPKLQRDLGLVYKPENWDEVKLATWLCKNILEESLTHEAKRNFVLAWLNDLLSKDDFDLARTNTQKYIIRQLIEKRINILRKEAVNDAYQNFLFGNDELHKITVSNEQEYQFNFHPNIYAPSRDDNGEYGYYAFNKHYYGRIGAFDSGEEFACACWLDQQAVKGNIEFWVRNLVRKEGCSFYLQKGNGRFYPDFICKLPNGKILVVEYKGADKWEAAKDDRQIGELWTNLSEGQCKFIMIKDKRFDMIESLLS; encoded by the coding sequence GTGAGTGATCTAATAGTTCCAAATTCTTTAGCTAACGTTCTTAGATTACATCGCCCTTTTATTATTGTTGATGAAGCACATAATAGTCGTACTGAACTTGCTTTTGATATGTTAGCTCGTTTTAAGCCAAGTGGCATTATGGAGCTTACAGCAACACCAGATACAGTGAGAACTCCAACAAATGTTTTACATAGCGTCTCTGCTGCTGAATTAAAAGCAGAACAAATGATTAAATTGCCGATTGTTTTAGAAACAGAATCAAATTGGCAACAATGCTTAGCATATGCGATTCATAAAAGAGAGTCTTTAGAACATATAGCGTTAGAAGAACAGAGACAGGGTTTTGAATATCTGAGACCGATAGTACTTATTCAGGCTGAAGCAAAAAGTAAAGTTCGTGAAACATTGGATATTTATGCTGTACTTAATGAACTTGAAAATAATCAGAATATTCCAAGAGAGCAGATCGCTCTTGCCACAGGAGATGAGAAAGAACTTGAAAAAATTACAGCAAAATATCCTAAAGGAATTTTAGATAAGGCTTGTAAAATTAAGTATGTAATTACTCAAAAGGCTTTAGCTGAGGGTTGGGATTGTCCATTTGCTTATATTTTAGTGAGTATGGCTTCTGTGCAATCAAGTACAGCAGTAGAGCAATTATTAGGGCGTATTCTTAGACAGCCAAATGCATCACATAGACAGAGTGAACAGTTAAATCAATCTTATGCTTATGTTGTATCAAAAAGTTTTTCTGACACAGCTGAAGCTTTAAGAGATAGCCTAGTTGAAGGGGCTGGTTTTGATACTAAAGAAGCGGCCGAATTTGTTAAAGCAGGTACGGGTGAGCAAGCTCGTTTGGACTTTGGAAATTCTAAAATTATTGTGAAACCAATAACAATTCCGTTAACTGAAAAGCCAGATTTAAAGTCTGTTACACCTACGGTAAAAAAGAAAGTAGAATGGAATAATAAAACCAATGAATTGACGATTATTACCCCGTTGACTAAAGAAGAGACTGTGGAACTAACGAAAACTGTTTCACAACTAGAGTCAGTGCAGCAGATTGAGAAAGGGGCTGAGGTTAGCCGTCAATCTATCGAATATTTTCAGACACCTGCGGAATTGGGTAAAGAGTTTAAAGTCCCACTACTAGCATTATCGGTTCAGGGCGAGCTTCAATTATTTGATGATCCAGAAGCTCTTGAATATCCTTGGAATTTAACAACAGTAGATGCAAAAGTTTTGCATGATGATATTTCAATTTTAAATTCAGCTTATGCTTCAAATGATTTTGGAACTTTAGATATTGATGAGACTAAAGGTAAGGTAAAAGTTACTTTTCTTCCAAAACTTCAGAGAGATTTAGGTTTGGTGTATAAACCTGAAAATTGGGATGAAGTCAAATTAGCAACTTGGTTATGTAAGAATATCTTAGAAGAATCATTAACTCATGAGGCTAAACGAAATTTTGTTCTTGCGTGGCTAAATGATTTGTTAAGTAAAGATGATTTTGATTTGGCTCGAACAAATACTCAGAAATATATAATTCGTCAGTTGATTGAAAAAAGAATTAATATTTTACGAAAGGAAGCTGTTAATGATGCTTACCAAAATTTCTTATTTGGCAATGATGAGCTTCATAAAATAACAGTCTCAAACGAACAAGAATATCAGTTTAATTTCCATCCAAATATTTATGCACCTTCTCGCGATGATAATGGTGAATACGGATATTATGCATTTAACAAACATTACTATGGCCGTATTGGGGCTTTTGATAGTGGTGAAGAGTTTGCTTGTGCATGTTGGTTGGATCAGCAAGCAGTTAAAGGAAATATTGAGTTTTGGGTGAGAAACTTAGTTCGTAAAGAAGGCTGTTCTTTTTACTTGCAAAAGGGAAATGGTCGCTTCTATCCAGATTTTATATGTAAACTACCTAATGGAAAAATTTTAGTGGTTGAATATAAAGGGGCTGATAAGTGGGAAGCTGCTAAGGATGATCGCCAAATTGGAGAGCTATGGACTAATTTATCAGAAGGACAATGTAAATTTATTATGATTAAAGATAAGCGCTTCGATATGATTGAGAGCTTGTTAAGCTAA
- a CDS encoding DUF6035 family protein: protein MKLIHIIDADQNMWIDVDVFFQQSEMELTQWRSQIREQYKRDKTKPHFTCAWCQSPVTLARRTDHMQINTSATFFFRHIPELENNPNFKCPVKHIKQLSEQEKTALKYQIAKETQQHKLLKENIYKSLQVDESFSDIHIQQVRKSIDLKQWRRPDVSAFYKKQLVVFEGQLSTTFLNVIIDRKIFYQDNNACLLWIFNHFEPTEKAKKQSMQDIYYNNNANAFVVNDYTAAQSVKTKVFTLECHYLKPEIQNNQIINQWNTEFVEFQNLVQNEATKQIYFFDYEAEYRKLKQKLGLRHSYLQESKNQKDKLKVQKYIESLEQDDLDTQVPSKTKSELLVEFTKLWIKTHYLTDNQFNYEWFSIRKELELMGISTPKYLLHAPYKTVVNSILSAKFGYAVGNNINDMTSVAHNLMEHHPAYIKHFMLTLKVTGKPNLLNERDSSGKWKERYKKYVHQSEDAKIYKHDLNQFIEFLVPEFEGRLISWGESSESFSNGQFGGVNQ, encoded by the coding sequence ATGAAGTTAATTCATATCATTGATGCCGATCAAAATATGTGGATTGATGTTGATGTATTCTTTCAACAATCTGAAATGGAACTTACACAATGGCGTAGTCAAATAAGGGAGCAATATAAAAGGGATAAAACCAAGCCTCATTTTACATGTGCTTGGTGTCAATCACCTGTAACCCTCGCTAGACGTACAGATCACATGCAGATCAACACTTCAGCAACATTCTTTTTCAGACATATTCCTGAGTTGGAAAATAACCCAAACTTCAAGTGTCCTGTAAAACATATTAAACAGCTATCAGAGCAAGAAAAAACTGCTTTAAAGTATCAAATTGCGAAAGAAACTCAACAACATAAACTATTAAAAGAGAATATTTACAAGAGCCTGCAAGTGGATGAATCCTTTAGTGATATTCATATTCAGCAAGTCCGTAAAAGTATAGATTTGAAGCAATGGCGGAGACCAGATGTATCCGCGTTTTACAAGAAGCAATTAGTTGTTTTTGAAGGACAACTTTCTACAACTTTTTTGAATGTAATCATTGATCGTAAGATTTTTTATCAAGATAACAATGCTTGCTTACTGTGGATTTTTAATCATTTTGAACCAACAGAAAAAGCGAAGAAGCAGTCAATGCAAGATATTTACTACAACAATAATGCAAATGCATTTGTAGTGAATGATTATACAGCCGCTCAATCAGTTAAAACAAAAGTTTTTACTTTAGAGTGTCATTATTTAAAGCCTGAAATACAGAATAATCAAATCATTAATCAGTGGAATACTGAGTTCGTCGAATTTCAAAACTTAGTCCAGAACGAAGCTACAAAGCAAATATACTTTTTTGATTATGAAGCTGAATATCGAAAGTTAAAGCAAAAATTAGGCTTACGACATAGTTATTTACAAGAGAGTAAGAATCAAAAAGATAAACTAAAAGTTCAGAAATATATCGAATCACTAGAACAGGATGATCTTGACACACAAGTTCCATCAAAAACTAAATCTGAATTATTGGTCGAGTTTACTAAACTATGGATAAAAACTCATTATCTTACCGACAATCAATTCAACTATGAGTGGTTTTCTATTCGTAAAGAGCTTGAGCTAATGGGAATTAGTACTCCTAAATATCTTTTACATGCGCCCTATAAAACAGTGGTTAACTCAATTTTAAGTGCAAAATTTGGCTATGCTGTAGGTAATAATATTAACGATATGACTAGTGTGGCTCATAACTTGATGGAACATCATCCAGCTTACATTAAGCATTTCATGCTTACTTTAAAAGTGACTGGAAAACCTAATTTATTGAATGAGAGAGATAGTTCGGGTAAATGGAAAGAACGATATAAGAAATATGTGCATCAGTCAGAAGATGCCAAAATTTATAAACATGATTTAAATCAATTTATTGAGTTTTTAGTACCTGAGTTTGAAGGACGCTTGATTTCTTGGGGTGAAAGTAGTGAGTCTTTTTCTAATGGACAATTTGGTGGAGTGAACCAATAA
- a CDS encoding Fic family protein, which translates to MKYQPPYTITSKIIHLIAQISENIGRLTVLEEIQDSLKLRKANRIRTIQGSLAIEGNTLSTEQITAILNGKTVIAPPKDVQEVRNAIKAYEAFQQWKPSQESDLLHAHQILMTGLIDEVGQYRHGGVGVMSGDRVVHMAPPANQINRLMADLLDWLNDNDIHPLIQSSVFHYEFEFIHPFADGNGRMGRLWQTLILSRWNPIFANIPVESLIYQNQKAYYEALQTSTDRTDSAPFIEFILQMILDAILSSNDTAQESDHATAQAVVHAHNEMSDQVQRLISVMKQNDYTLAELMQLVGLTHRATFQKNYLNPAIEAGLIERTIPDKPKSPKQKYHKVQR; encoded by the coding sequence ATGAAATACCAACCGCCTTATACCATCACTTCCAAAATCATTCATCTGATTGCACAGATCAGTGAGAATATAGGGCGTTTAACTGTTTTAGAGGAAATCCAAGATAGTCTGAAACTACGCAAAGCTAATCGTATCCGAACCATTCAAGGTTCACTTGCGATTGAAGGGAACACTTTAAGTACCGAGCAGATCACGGCGATCCTTAATGGTAAGACAGTGATTGCACCTCCAAAAGATGTACAGGAAGTGCGTAATGCCATTAAAGCCTATGAAGCCTTTCAGCAGTGGAAACCAAGTCAAGAATCCGACTTACTACATGCACATCAAATTTTAATGACTGGCTTGATTGATGAAGTTGGTCAATATCGTCATGGTGGTGTCGGTGTGATGTCAGGCGATCGAGTGGTGCATATGGCTCCACCTGCAAACCAAATTAATCGACTGATGGCTGATTTACTTGATTGGTTGAATGACAATGACATACATCCCCTGATTCAAAGTTCGGTCTTCCACTATGAGTTTGAATTTATTCATCCATTCGCAGACGGCAATGGTCGAATGGGAAGATTATGGCAAACATTGATTTTAAGCAGATGGAATCCAATCTTTGCAAATATTCCTGTTGAGAGTCTGATCTATCAAAATCAAAAAGCCTATTATGAGGCATTACAAACAAGTACAGATCGTACTGACTCTGCACCATTTATCGAATTCATTTTACAGATGATTTTAGATGCAATTCTCAGTTCAAATGACACCGCTCAAGAGAGCGATCATGCTACCGCTCAAGCTGTCGTACATGCTCATAACGAAATGAGTGATCAAGTACAACGGTTAATTTCAGTGATGAAGCAAAATGACTACACTTTGGCTGAGTTAATGCAATTGGTAGGATTAACCCATCGAGCAACGTTCCAAAAGAATTATTTAAATCCTGCTATAGAAGCTGGCTTGATTGAGCGTACTATTCCAGATAAGCCGAAAAGCCCGAAGCAAAAGTATCATAAAGTTCAAAGATAA
- a CDS encoding sensor histidine kinase: protein MTLSVLEAQQADELSACRRSLILGVYSSDNKIERYLRVARAILNVENAIFTFHNEPYVWIATEDSDFNVAIMSDKSNLSHYFDHNLIMTRTHKNYEKLSSYTQDAGVKHQRLLCYDFKLESDESIAHIYFYDDESRDFSAKQQALLEELTSGLVTILQRKSESQDYFELYEQERALNFSKTKFFQVIAHDLRAPFHGLIGFSDVLANERHTLDEESIQNIAEYLYDTLQSTYSLLENLLNWAMAEGGRFVYHPINFKLKEVTKIIYDVLNPLAVNKDIELIVNVADDLSVFADMNMLTSIIQNLVSNALKFTPIDGSGCVSISARQVDQNIEIKIHDTGLGMTQSQIDHVFEPEIKASHKGTIGEQGTGLGLVLCKRFVDLNHGQISVTSQKGIGTTFTMMLPATKARCEQMVLLQTEVPKLTVS, encoded by the coding sequence ATGACTTTAAGCGTGTTAGAAGCTCAACAAGCAGATGAATTAAGCGCTTGTCGCCGATCTCTGATTTTAGGTGTATATAGTTCTGATAATAAAATCGAGCGTTATCTAAGAGTTGCTCGTGCAATCTTGAATGTTGAAAATGCAATATTTACCTTTCACAATGAACCATACGTTTGGATTGCGACAGAAGACAGTGATTTTAATGTTGCAATAATGTCAGATAAATCGAATCTTTCACATTATTTTGATCATAATTTAATTATGACTCGAACCCATAAGAATTATGAAAAACTCAGCTCATATACACAAGATGCTGGGGTCAAACATCAACGTTTATTGTGCTATGACTTTAAACTTGAAAGTGATGAATCTATTGCACATATTTATTTTTATGATGATGAGTCAAGAGACTTTAGTGCCAAACAACAAGCACTTTTAGAAGAACTTACATCAGGCTTGGTCACGATATTACAACGTAAATCTGAATCTCAAGATTATTTTGAACTCTACGAACAAGAACGTGCACTCAACTTCAGTAAAACTAAGTTTTTCCAAGTGATTGCGCATGATCTGCGTGCGCCATTTCACGGGTTGATAGGCTTTTCTGATGTACTTGCCAATGAGCGTCATACGCTTGATGAGGAAAGTATTCAAAACATTGCAGAGTATTTATATGATACTTTGCAGTCGACGTATTCATTACTAGAGAATTTATTAAATTGGGCGATGGCAGAAGGTGGACGTTTTGTTTATCACCCGATTAACTTCAAATTAAAAGAAGTCACAAAAATTATTTATGATGTTTTAAATCCTTTAGCCGTTAACAAGGATATTGAGTTAATTGTAAATGTTGCCGATGACCTGAGTGTATTTGCAGATATGAATATGCTGACATCTATTATTCAGAACTTAGTCTCCAATGCTTTAAAATTTACCCCAATTGATGGTTCAGGATGTGTTTCTATTTCCGCGAGACAGGTAGATCAAAATATAGAAATTAAGATTCATGATACAGGCTTGGGCATGACACAATCTCAAATAGACCATGTTTTTGAACCTGAAATTAAAGCAAGTCATAAAGGTACGATCGGTGAACAAGGAACGGGGCTTGGCTTAGTGCTGTGTAAACGTTTTGTTGATTTAAATCATGGGCAAATTTCTGTGACCTCTCAAAAAGGTATTGGTACAACATTTACTATGATGCTTCCTGCAACAAAGGCAAGATGTGAGCAAATGGTACTGCTTCAAACGGAAGTGCCTAAACTCACAGTTTCATAA
- the glnE gene encoding bifunctional [glutamate--ammonia ligase]-adenylyl-L-tyrosine phosphorylase/[glutamate--ammonia-ligase] adenylyltransferase produces MNAEQLQKTLHASQYAEQVLGLHQIALEQDYVVDGFQKSLSTQQIQQLVYDNLLDIQDEMAWMKALRILRARLMFRWIWQDANQLTDVVTLTRELSDFADVSIVAAKAFALPPLIAKHGEPIGYHGDVQDLIVIGMGKLGAQELNLSSDIDLIFAFDEQGETNGRKCIDVQQFCILWGQKLIYLLDHITADGFVFRVDMRLRPWGDGSALAISHVALEKYLSQHGREWERYAWIKARIITSGKDGDDLLEMTRPFVFRKYVDYTAFEAMREMKAMIEREVARRNIADDIKLGAGGIREVEFIVQVFQLIYGGSKLELQDRQCLVSLRHLGEVGLLDHQSVLDLEDAYLFLRRVEHAIQALNDQQTQSLPTEPELRQRITDTLGFTDWDAFLEFLNQKRSKVTFQFEHLIKEKGLESPTESFSQLESQLNEVLDDDAKNLIHEFWYGHAIKKLPAKAVQRLKEFWPHLVEAVLQSNHPQMALTRLMPLVESVMRRTVYLVMLIESKGALQRLVKMATVSPWICEELTHYPVLLDEFLSMDFELPKRKDLEDSLRQQLLRIEIDQVEDQMRVLRLFKKSNVLTVAASDVLAESPLMKVSDALTDIAEVSVIATLNLAYQMVAKRHGYPIDADGVRCSLDHMAFAVAGYGKLGGIELGYGSDLDLVFLHYMDEQADTDGQKPISSFEFAMRVAQKFISLMTTQTLDGRVYEIDTRLRPSGEAGLLVTSLKAFEQYQLKSAWLWEHQAIVRARSIAGEQSLRNKFEELRCKILTLPREEETVRHEVLNMRQKMKDHLGSSKEQKKDGIFHLKQDAGGIVDIEFMAQYVVLAWSGTNQDLAHYSDNVRILEDAAKAGCLSSDDVSALIQAYLSERAESHRLALANHNMQVSAADWHDTREVVCKLWQRLIDPTATFALERE; encoded by the coding sequence ATGAACGCTGAACAATTGCAAAAAACATTACATGCAAGTCAGTATGCAGAACAAGTATTAGGTTTACATCAAATTGCATTGGAACAAGATTATGTAGTTGATGGATTTCAGAAATCGCTCAGTACTCAACAAATACAACAATTGGTTTATGACAATCTCTTAGATATTCAAGATGAAATGGCTTGGATGAAAGCTTTGCGCATTCTACGTGCCCGCTTGATGTTTCGTTGGATTTGGCAAGACGCCAATCAACTGACTGATGTGGTGACATTAACACGAGAACTGTCTGATTTTGCAGATGTTAGTATTGTTGCTGCAAAAGCATTTGCACTTCCTCCTCTCATTGCAAAACATGGTGAACCTATTGGTTATCATGGTGATGTTCAAGACCTTATTGTTATTGGTATGGGGAAATTGGGCGCACAAGAGCTTAATTTATCAAGTGATATTGATCTAATTTTCGCTTTTGATGAACAAGGTGAAACCAATGGTCGTAAATGTATCGATGTGCAACAGTTCTGCATTTTGTGGGGACAGAAGCTGATTTATCTACTGGATCATATTACTGCTGATGGTTTTGTATTCCGTGTCGATATGCGTTTACGTCCTTGGGGTGATGGTTCTGCACTCGCCATTAGTCATGTCGCTTTAGAAAAATATTTGAGCCAGCATGGACGTGAATGGGAGCGCTATGCTTGGATCAAGGCACGTATTATCACCAGTGGAAAAGATGGCGATGATTTACTGGAAATGACACGTCCGTTCGTGTTCCGTAAATATGTAGATTACACTGCTTTTGAAGCCATGCGTGAAATGAAAGCAATGATTGAGCGAGAAGTTGCTCGTCGAAATATTGCTGATGATATTAAGTTGGGTGCAGGTGGGATTCGTGAAGTTGAATTCATTGTCCAAGTTTTCCAACTGATTTACGGTGGCTCAAAATTAGAATTACAAGATCGTCAATGTCTGGTGAGTTTACGTCATTTAGGTGAGGTGGGGTTGCTTGATCATCAATCGGTATTAGACCTTGAGGACGCTTATCTATTCTTACGTCGTGTTGAACATGCGATTCAAGCACTTAATGATCAGCAAACACAGTCTTTACCGACTGAACCTGAACTGCGTCAAAGAATTACCGATACGCTTGGCTTTACAGATTGGGATGCTTTCTTAGAATTCCTAAACCAAAAACGTAGCAAAGTGACTTTCCAATTTGAACATTTGATCAAAGAAAAAGGTTTGGAATCTCCAACGGAAAGTTTTAGTCAGCTTGAAAGCCAGCTTAACGAGGTTCTGGATGATGACGCAAAAAATTTAATTCATGAGTTTTGGTATGGTCATGCGATTAAAAAACTACCTGCCAAAGCGGTTCAGCGTTTAAAAGAGTTTTGGCCACATTTGGTTGAGGCTGTTTTACAGTCAAATCATCCTCAAATGGCACTGACTCGGTTAATGCCTTTGGTTGAATCAGTAATGCGCCGTACGGTGTATTTGGTCATGTTGATTGAAAGCAAAGGTGCTTTACAACGCTTAGTGAAAATGGCAACGGTCAGCCCTTGGATTTGTGAAGAGCTCACTCATTATCCTGTACTTTTGGATGAATTTCTGTCGATGGATTTTGAATTGCCTAAGCGTAAGGATTTGGAAGATTCATTACGCCAGCAGTTATTGCGTATTGAAATTGACCAAGTTGAAGACCAAATGCGAGTCTTGCGTCTATTCAAAAAATCCAATGTACTCACCGTTGCAGCCAGTGATGTTTTGGCAGAAAGCCCACTGATGAAAGTTTCCGATGCTTTGACGGATATTGCAGAAGTATCGGTCATTGCAACATTAAACTTAGCCTATCAAATGGTTGCCAAACGTCATGGCTATCCTATAGATGCTGATGGCGTTCGTTGTTCGCTTGATCACATGGCTTTTGCTGTGGCAGGTTATGGCAAGTTGGGTGGAATAGAGCTGGGTTATGGTTCTGATTTAGATCTCGTTTTTCTTCACTATATGGATGAGCAGGCAGACACCGATGGGCAAAAGCCAATCAGTAGTTTTGAGTTTGCTATGCGTGTAGCACAGAAATTTATATCTTTGATGACCACGCAAACTTTGGATGGCCGTGTCTATGAAATTGATACGCGATTACGTCCGTCTGGTGAAGCCGGTTTATTGGTGACCAGTTTAAAGGCATTTGAACAATATCAGTTGAAAAGTGCGTGGTTGTGGGAGCATCAGGCGATTGTTCGCGCACGCTCTATTGCGGGTGAACAAAGTTTACGAAATAAGTTTGAAGAATTGCGCTGTAAAATATTAACCTTGCCACGAGAAGAAGAAACGGTTCGCCATGAAGTATTAAACATGCGCCAGAAAATGAAAGATCATCTTGGTTCATCAAAAGAACAGAAAAAAGATGGCATTTTTCATTTAAAACAGGACGCAGGTGGTATCGTTGACATCGAATTTATGGCACAGTATGTGGTGTTAGCCTGGAGTGGGACGAATCAAGATCTCGCCCATTATTCCGACAATGTACGAATCTTAGAAGACGCTGCTAAAGCCGGTTGCTTATCCAGTGACGACGTTTCAGCCTTGATTCAAGCTTATCTTAGTGAACGCGCCGAGAGCCATCGTTTAGCCCTTGCAAATCATAATATGCAAGTCAGTGCAGCCGATTGGCACGATACCAGAGAGGTCGTTTGCAAATTGTGGCAAAGATTAATTGATCCAACAGCGACATTCGCTTTGGAACGTGAATAA
- a CDS encoding branched-chain amino acid transaminase, translating into MNLADRDGFIWQDGQMVDWREAKVHVLTHTLHYSMGVFEGVRAYETPNGTAIFRLQDHTKRLLNSAKIYQMKVPFDQATLEQAQIDVVRENKLASCYLRPIIFIGSEKLGIAASDNTIHATVAAWSWGAYLGDDAMAKGIRVKTSSFTHHHPNVTMCKAKAAGNYTLSILAHQEVAQAGYDEAMLMDPQGYVCQGSGENVFLVKDGALHTPDIAGGALDGITRQTIITIAKDLGIEVVERRITRDEFYIGDEAFFTGTAAEVTPIREYDDREIGSGARGPITEKIQKAFFDAVQGKDPKYAHWLTYVK; encoded by the coding sequence ATGAACTTGGCTGATCGTGATGGTTTTATTTGGCAAGATGGACAAATGGTGGATTGGCGTGAGGCTAAAGTCCACGTCTTAACTCATACGCTACATTATAGTATGGGTGTGTTTGAAGGTGTCCGCGCTTATGAAACTCCTAACGGTACTGCGATTTTCCGTCTCCAAGACCATACAAAACGTTTGTTAAATTCAGCGAAAATTTATCAAATGAAAGTTCCATTTGATCAGGCGACTCTTGAACAAGCTCAAATTGATGTTGTTCGTGAAAATAAATTGGCTTCTTGCTATTTACGCCCAATTATTTTCATTGGTTCGGAAAAATTAGGTATCGCTGCATCAGATAATACGATTCATGCGACTGTTGCTGCATGGAGTTGGGGTGCTTACCTTGGCGATGATGCAATGGCGAAGGGTATCCGTGTAAAAACTTCATCATTTACTCACCATCACCCTAACGTGACCATGTGTAAAGCAAAAGCTGCGGGTAACTATACTTTGTCTATTCTTGCACACCAAGAAGTGGCTCAAGCGGGTTATGACGAAGCAATGTTAATGGATCCACAAGGTTATGTATGCCAAGGCTCTGGCGAAAACGTATTCTTAGTGAAAGATGGTGCTTTACATACTCCTGATATTGCGGGCGGAGCGTTGGACGGTATTACACGTCAAACGATCATTACTATTGCAAAAGATTTGGGTATTGAAGTGGTTGAACGCCGTATTACACGTGATGAATTCTACATCGGTGATGAAGCATTCTTTACAGGTACTGCTGCTGAAGTAACGCCGATCCGTGAATATGATGACCGTGAAATTGGTTCTGGTGCGCGTGGTCCGATCACTGAAAAAATTCAAAAAGCATTCTTTGATGCTGTTCAGGGTAAAGACCCTAAATATGCACATTGGTTAACTTATGTAAAATAA
- a CDS encoding NAD-dependent epimerase has protein sequence MKVLVTGAAGFIGFSVAKKLLERGDDVVGFDVVNDYYDPALKEARLEVLEQTAQHTQGTFTFIRANLAEKAIVDQCFKDHQFDRVIHLAAQAGVRYSLENPLAYVESNLIGFTNIIEACRYNKTPHLTYASTSSVYGANTTMPFSEKHGVNHPVQFYAATKRANELMAHSYSHLFGLPTTGLRFFTVYGPWGRPDMAPFKFTKNIIEGKTIQVYNHGNHSRDFTFISDIVEGVIRTSDQIAQPNPNWDSNNPDPSTSYAPFRIFNIGNNNPVKLIDFINAIEQSTGHSAIKELLPLQPGDVQDTLADSTALQNAVGYKPSVSVEDGVQQFVDWYRDFYKV, from the coding sequence ATGAAAGTCCTTGTCACAGGTGCCGCAGGTTTTATTGGATTCAGTGTTGCGAAAAAGCTATTAGAACGTGGCGATGATGTTGTCGGTTTTGATGTAGTGAATGATTATTATGATCCTGCATTAAAAGAAGCCCGCCTTGAAGTTTTAGAGCAAACTGCACAACACACTCAAGGAACATTCACCTTTATTCGTGCGAACCTTGCCGAGAAAGCGATTGTGGATCAATGTTTTAAAGATCATCAGTTTGATCGTGTGATTCATTTGGCTGCTCAGGCAGGCGTGCGTTATTCACTTGAAAATCCATTGGCTTATGTAGAAAGTAACTTAATTGGATTCACCAATATTATTGAAGCTTGTCGCTACAACAAAACTCCGCATTTGACTTATGCAAGTACCAGTAGTGTGTATGGTGCCAATACCACCATGCCATTTAGTGAAAAACATGGTGTCAATCACCCTGTTCAATTCTATGCCGCAACAAAACGTGCCAATGAATTGATGGCGCATAGCTATAGTCACTTATTTGGATTACCTACAACGGGCTTACGCTTCTTTACGGTTTATGGTCCTTGGGGTCGCCCAGACATGGCGCCTTTCAAATTCACCAAAAACATTATCGAAGGTAAAACCATTCAAGTGTATAACCATGGCAATCATAGCCGTGACTTTACTTTTATTTCAGATATTGTTGAAGGTGTGATTCGTACCAGCGATCAAATTGCACAACCTAATCCAAATTGGGACAGCAACAATCCTGATCCATCAACCAGTTATGCACCATTCCGTATTTTCAATATTGGCAATAATAACCCAGTGAAATTGATTGATTTCATCAATGCGATTGAACAATCAACAGGTCATTCAGCGATTAAAGAATTGCTTCCATTGCAACCTGGTGATGTGCAAGATACTTTGGCAGACAGTACAGCTTTACAAAATGCTGTGGGTTATAAACCTTCAGTGTCAGTTGAAGATGGTGTACAACAATTTGTAGACTGGTATCGTGATTTTTATAAAGTCTAA